A part of Pectobacterium cacticida genomic DNA contains:
- a CDS encoding Hcp family type VI secretion system effector produces the protein MPTPCYISIEGKTQGNITAGAFTAESVGNIYVQGHEDEMLVQEFKHIVTVPTDPQSGQPSGQRVHKPFKFTVALNKAVPLLYNALSTGEMLPTVTLKWYRTSVEGKQEHFFSTILTDATIVDINCQMPHCQDPAKLDYTQLLEVSLAYRKIDWEHTVAGTSGSDDWRAPVEA, from the coding sequence ATGCCAACTCCATGCTATATCAGCATCGAAGGGAAAACGCAGGGCAACATCACCGCGGGCGCATTCACCGCCGAGTCCGTCGGCAACATCTACGTGCAGGGCCACGAAGATGAGATGCTGGTGCAGGAATTCAAACACATCGTTACCGTTCCGACCGACCCGCAATCCGGTCAGCCGTCCGGCCAACGCGTTCATAAACCCTTCAAATTCACCGTCGCGCTCAACAAGGCCGTGCCGCTGCTGTACAACGCGCTCTCTACCGGTGAAATGCTGCCGACCGTGACACTGAAGTGGTATCGCACTTCGGTGGAAGGCAAACAGGAGCATTTCTTTTCCACCATCCTGACCGACGCCACCATCGTCGATATCAACTGCCAGATGCCGCACTGCCAGGACCCGGCGAAACTGGACTACACCCAGTTACTCGAAGTCTCGCTGGCCTACCGCAAAATCGACTGGGAACACACCGTGGCCGGCACCTCCGGCTCTGACGACTGGCGTGCGCCGGTTGAAGCGTAA
- the fldB gene encoding flavodoxin FldB gives MKIGLFYGSSTCYTEMAAEKIRDILGEDLVDLHNVKDVDPQRMQDYSILILGIPTWDFGEIQEDWENIWHQLATLNLKGKVVALYGMGDQIGYSEWFLDALGMLHEQLLPLGVTFIGYWPTEGYEFTSPKPLTADGKHFVGLALDEVNQYDLSDERLEQWCEQILQEMASLL, from the coding sequence ATGAAAATCGGTCTATTTTACGGTTCAAGCACCTGTTACACCGAAATGGCAGCAGAAAAGATTCGCGATATTTTGGGCGAAGATCTGGTGGATCTGCACAACGTTAAAGATGTCGACCCCCAACGTATGCAGGACTACAGTATTTTAATACTCGGCATCCCGACGTGGGATTTTGGTGAAATACAGGAAGATTGGGAAAATATTTGGCATCAATTAGCGACGCTGAATCTCAAAGGGAAAGTCGTCGCACTCTATGGTATGGGTGACCAGATTGGCTATAGCGAATGGTTCCTCGATGCACTCGGCATGTTACATGAACAGCTACTACCGTTAGGCGTCACATTCATCGGCTACTGGCCAACAGAAGGCTACGAATTCACCAGCCCAAAACCGCTGACCGCTGACGGCAAACATTTCGTTGGCCTGGCATTAGACGAAGTGAATCAATACGATCTCAGCGATGAACGTCTGGAACAGTGGTGCGAACAGATTCTACAAGAAATGGCGTCACTCCTGTAG
- a CDS encoding MFS transporter, with amino-acid sequence MQATITPTLDAEAETPPVNSRNKVIVASLIGTAIEFFDFYIYATAAVLIFPHIFFPQGDPTAATLQSLATFAIAFVARPIGSALFGHFGDRVGRKVTLVASLLTMGISTVLIGLLPTYETIGIFAPLLLALARFGQGLGLGGEWGGAALLATENAPSNKRALYGSFPQLGAPIGFFFANGTFLLLSWLLTEEQFMNWGWRVPFIASAVLVLVGLYVRISLHEAPVFTNAVKAGKQVRMPLGTLLSKHMKATILGTFIMLATYTLFYIMTVYSMTYGTTPVPDGLGFSRNSFLLMLMVAVIGFGLTIPLAGCLADAFGRRKTMIVVTCLMLAFSILFPYLLGSGNQVLVMGFLVLGLSLMGLTFGPMGALLPELFPTEVRYTGASFSYNISSILGASVAPYIAAWLTANYGLFYVGVYLAAMASLTLIALLLIKETRHQSLG; translated from the coding sequence ATGCAAGCCACCATCACTCCCACTCTGGATGCCGAAGCGGAAACGCCCCCCGTTAACTCACGTAATAAAGTCATTGTTGCGTCACTGATTGGCACCGCCATCGAATTTTTCGATTTTTATATTTATGCCACTGCGGCGGTGCTGATTTTCCCGCACATTTTCTTCCCGCAAGGCGATCCAACGGCTGCCACGCTACAATCGCTGGCAACCTTTGCTATTGCCTTCGTGGCACGCCCTATTGGTTCGGCGCTCTTCGGCCACTTTGGTGACCGTGTCGGACGTAAAGTGACCCTGGTTGCTTCGTTGCTGACTATGGGGATTTCTACCGTGTTGATTGGGCTGCTGCCTACCTACGAAACCATTGGTATCTTTGCGCCTCTGTTGCTGGCGCTGGCACGTTTCGGTCAAGGGCTGGGTTTGGGCGGAGAATGGGGCGGTGCGGCGCTGCTGGCGACGGAAAATGCGCCATCCAATAAACGCGCGTTATATGGTTCGTTTCCCCAACTTGGTGCCCCTATCGGCTTTTTCTTCGCGAACGGCACCTTCCTGCTATTATCCTGGCTGCTCACCGAAGAGCAGTTCATGAATTGGGGCTGGCGCGTACCGTTCATCGCCTCTGCTGTATTAGTGCTGGTTGGCTTATATGTCCGTATCTCTCTGCATGAAGCGCCGGTCTTTACCAACGCAGTTAAAGCGGGTAAGCAGGTGCGTATGCCGCTGGGTACGTTACTGAGCAAGCACATGAAAGCCACCATCCTCGGCACCTTCATCATGCTGGCGACTTATACGCTGTTCTACATCATGACCGTTTATTCCATGACGTATGGTACGACGCCCGTGCCAGACGGCCTGGGTTTCTCGCGTAATAGCTTTCTATTAATGCTGATGGTCGCGGTGATAGGCTTTGGTCTAACGATCCCGCTCGCGGGATGTTTGGCAGATGCCTTTGGCCGCCGCAAAACCATGATTGTCGTCACGTGCCTGATGCTGGCTTTCTCCATCCTTTTTCCATACCTGCTGGGTTCAGGCAACCAGGTTCTGGTGATGGGCTTTTTGGTATTAGGGCTTAGCCTGATGGGGCTGACATTCGGCCCGATGGGCGCACTGCTGCCTGAGTTATTTCCAACGGAAGTTCGCTACACTGGCGCGTCATTTTCGTACAATATCTCGTCAATTTTAGGCGCGTCAGTCGCACCGTATATCGCGGCATGGCTAACGGCCAATTATGGTCTGTTCTATGTCGGCGTTTATTTGGCGGCAATGGCGTCACTGACGTTGATCGCCCTTCTGTTAATTAAAGAAACGCGCCACCAGTCTCTGGGATAA
- the yfaU gene encoding 2-keto-3-deoxy-L-rhamnonate aldolase, with amino-acid sequence MNSKLEHDVLNHEILANPFKQGLQNGKVQIGLWLSSTSAYLAEIAATSSYDWLLIDGEHAPNTIQDLYHQLQAIAPYASHPVIRPVEGRRSIIKQVLDIGTRTLLIPMVDTAEQAREVVSATRYPPIGTRGVGASVARAARWGRVDNYMAKANEELCLLIQAESKTALDNLDALLQVDGVDGIFIGPADLSASLGYPDNPNHPEVQRIIEQSIRRIRAAGKAAGFLAVDPEMAKTCISWGANFVAVGVDTLLYTQALDERLAMFKSTRKTQPQASY; translated from the coding sequence ATGAATAGTAAGTTAGAACACGATGTCTTGAACCATGAGATATTAGCTAACCCCTTCAAGCAGGGGCTACAAAATGGGAAGGTGCAAATCGGCCTGTGGCTCAGCAGTACATCGGCTTATCTGGCCGAGATTGCCGCAACATCGTCCTACGACTGGTTGTTGATCGACGGTGAACATGCGCCTAATACAATACAAGATCTTTACCATCAGCTTCAGGCTATCGCGCCTTATGCCAGTCACCCTGTGATTCGTCCGGTAGAAGGGAGACGCAGTATTATCAAGCAGGTGTTGGATATTGGTACTCGAACCCTCCTGATCCCAATGGTGGATACCGCCGAGCAGGCCCGCGAGGTGGTGTCCGCAACCCGCTACCCGCCCATCGGGACGCGCGGCGTCGGGGCAAGCGTTGCCCGCGCGGCTCGCTGGGGGCGGGTAGATAATTACATGGCAAAAGCCAATGAAGAACTCTGTCTACTGATTCAGGCCGAGAGTAAGACGGCATTGGATAATCTGGACGCACTGCTGCAAGTGGATGGCGTTGATGGCATTTTCATCGGCCCAGCCGACCTCTCCGCGTCACTGGGCTACCCTGATAACCCGAACCACCCGGAAGTGCAGCGTATTATCGAACAGAGCATCCGGCGTATTCGCGCGGCGGGCAAGGCTGCGGGATTTCTGGCTGTCGATCCGGAAATGGCTAAAACATGCATTTCATGGGGCGCCAATTTTGTCGCGGTCGGCGTAGATACTCTGCTTTATACACAGGCACTGGATGAACGTCTGGCGATGTTTAAATCGACGAGAAAGACACAACCGCAAGCCAGCTATTAA
- a CDS encoding MFS transporter — protein MNTVLESTVRKNRARLIPFMLMLYILAFLDRSNIGFAKETYQLDTGLSNESYALGAGIFFVVYAFLGVPANLLMRKWGARRWIGSTTVVWGALSAAMGYADTEAKFLIVRTLLGAAEAGFFPGMIYLTSQWFPQNHRARIMGLFYMGAPLALTLGSPLSGALLEMHGFLGHPGWFWMFIIEGGLALLAGVFTFFYLDDTPQQARFLSADEKQVLIAQLASEDEKKTTSRFRDAITNTRVWQLAIIYMAIQIAVYGLIFFLPTQVAALMGTKVGFIASLVTAIPWVAALFGTLLIPHYSDKTGNRRNVAAVTLFAAALGIGISGLVSPLLAIVALCVAAIGCIAVQPVFWTMPTQLLSGTALAAGIGFINLFGAIGGFLAPILRVKAEAAFQNGAAGLLTLSGIAIIGTLIIFTLSAVKPSTLTAQTHR, from the coding sequence ATGAATACCGTTCTGGAAAGCACGGTGAGGAAGAACCGTGCGCGGTTAATTCCGTTTATGTTGATGTTATATATCTTGGCTTTCCTCGATCGCTCCAATATTGGGTTTGCCAAGGAAACTTACCAACTCGATACCGGCCTTAGCAACGAGTCCTATGCGCTGGGTGCTGGAATCTTCTTTGTGGTCTATGCGTTTCTTGGTGTTCCTGCCAATCTGTTGATGCGCAAATGGGGAGCGCGCCGCTGGATAGGGAGTACCACCGTGGTATGGGGCGCGCTTTCCGCCGCCATGGGATATGCCGATACCGAAGCAAAATTCCTGATCGTCCGTACATTGCTGGGGGCGGCGGAAGCTGGCTTCTTTCCGGGTATGATTTATCTGACTTCCCAATGGTTTCCACAAAACCATCGCGCCAGAATCATGGGGCTGTTTTATATGGGTGCGCCACTGGCGCTGACGCTCGGTTCCCCATTGTCCGGCGCACTGCTGGAAATGCATGGCTTTCTGGGGCATCCCGGCTGGTTCTGGATGTTCATCATTGAAGGCGGGCTAGCCTTACTGGCTGGGGTATTTACGTTTTTCTATCTCGATGACACACCACAACAGGCTCGTTTCCTCAGCGCAGACGAAAAACAGGTTCTGATCGCCCAATTAGCCAGTGAAGATGAGAAGAAAACCACGTCTCGTTTCAGGGATGCCATTACCAACACGCGTGTCTGGCAATTAGCCATTATCTACATGGCGATTCAAATCGCGGTATACGGGCTGATCTTCTTCCTCCCGACGCAGGTGGCCGCACTAATGGGCACCAAAGTTGGTTTCATCGCCTCTCTGGTTACCGCCATTCCCTGGGTGGCGGCGCTGTTTGGGACGCTGCTCATCCCCCACTATTCCGATAAAACGGGGAATAGGCGCAACGTCGCCGCGGTTACCCTGTTTGCTGCCGCGCTGGGGATTGGTATTTCCGGTCTGGTCAGTCCGTTGCTGGCCATCGTCGCCCTGTGTGTGGCAGCGATCGGATGTATCGCCGTGCAACCCGTATTCTGGACTATGCCCACGCAGTTGCTTTCCGGTACAGCGCTGGCGGCGGGAATTGGTTTCATTAACCTCTTTGGCGCGATTGGCGGCTTTCTGGCGCCAATCCTGCGGGTAAAAGCCGAAGCAGCATTCCAGAACGGTGCCGCAGGGCTGCTGACGCTCTCTGGCATCGCCATTATCGGTACGCTGATTATTTTCACTCTGAGCGCGGTGAAACCATCCACGCTGACAGCGCAAACTCATCGCTAA
- the rhmD gene encoding L-rhamnonate dehydratase: MTLPTIKHIRAWFLGGATAEKGSGGADYHDQGSHHWIDDHIATPMSKYKQYEQSRQSFGINVLGTLVVEVEADNGQIGFAVSTAGEMGCFIVEKHLSRFIEGKCVSDIKLIHDQMLGATMYYSGSGGLVMNTISCVDLALWDLFGKVIDLPVYQLLGGAVRDEIRFYATGARPDLAKEMGFIGGKMPTHWGPQDGDEGIRKDRAMVADFREKCGPDFWLMLDCWMSQDVNYATKLAHACAPYNLKWIEECLPPQQYEGYRELKRHVPAGMMVTSGEHHGTLQSFRTLAETGIDIMQPDVGWCGGLTTLVEIAAIAKSRGQLVVPHGSSVYSHHAVITFTNTPFSEFLMTSPNCDTLRPQFDPILLDEPVPTQGRLPKSALDKPGFGVELNRDLNLQRPYTH; encoded by the coding sequence ATGACCTTACCTACAATTAAACACATTCGCGCCTGGTTCCTGGGTGGAGCAACGGCTGAAAAAGGCAGTGGCGGCGCCGATTATCACGATCAGGGCAGCCATCATTGGATCGACGATCACATCGCCACACCGATGAGCAAATACAAACAATACGAGCAGTCACGTCAATCCTTCGGCATTAACGTATTGGGCACGCTGGTCGTAGAAGTGGAGGCAGACAATGGTCAGATCGGTTTTGCCGTCTCCACCGCAGGTGAAATGGGCTGTTTTATCGTCGAGAAACATCTAAGCCGGTTTATCGAAGGCAAATGTGTCAGCGATATCAAATTGATCCACGATCAGATGCTGGGAGCAACGATGTATTATTCCGGCTCCGGTGGGCTAGTGATGAATACGATTTCTTGCGTCGATCTGGCGCTGTGGGATCTCTTCGGGAAGGTCATCGATCTCCCGGTATACCAACTTCTCGGCGGAGCGGTGCGTGATGAGATCCGGTTCTATGCCACGGGAGCACGCCCTGACCTCGCCAAGGAAATGGGTTTTATCGGGGGTAAAATGCCAACCCACTGGGGGCCACAGGATGGCGATGAAGGCATTCGTAAAGATAGGGCGATGGTTGCCGATTTTCGTGAAAAATGTGGACCGGATTTCTGGCTGATGCTCGACTGCTGGATGAGCCAGGACGTCAACTACGCCACTAAACTCGCTCACGCCTGTGCGCCGTACAACCTGAAATGGATAGAAGAATGCCTGCCGCCGCAGCAATACGAAGGTTATCGGGAATTGAAGCGTCACGTACCGGCGGGCATGATGGTCACCAGCGGAGAACACCATGGCACCTTGCAATCTTTCCGTACATTGGCAGAAACCGGAATCGACATCATGCAGCCCGATGTCGGCTGGTGCGGCGGCTTAACAACGCTGGTCGAAATTGCGGCGATTGCCAAATCCCGTGGCCAACTGGTGGTGCCGCACGGGTCTTCCGTTTACTCCCATCATGCCGTGATCACCTTTACCAACACCCCGTTCAGCGAATTCCTGATGACCAGCCCAAATTGCGACACGCTACGCCCGCAATTTGATCCCATCCTGCTTGATGAGCCGGTGCCAACACAGGGACGCTTACCTAAATCAGCCCTCGATAAACCGGGTTTTGGCGTCGAACTGAATCGGGATCTCAACCTTCAGCGTCCATATACGCACTAA
- a CDS encoding IclR family transcriptional regulator, which yields MLESTKVPALTRAIEIMNLIARRGPLSAAEIIADLAIPKSTTYLLLAELKRHRFVSVDANDNYCLWTKLVELAEQALSKIDLRDISRARLTQLMEQTNLLCHLGIIDGENAYYILKVESPSTISVRSHEGKSLSLSRSGIGKCLLAWQPDEPREKIIANLDFSIKTPNTIKTPEQLRAELTKIRRQGWSYDNGEDYVDVRCVAAPVFNSRNELTAAISVVGTRLQINNDNRDLLASQTIACARDISRLLGWRSPFDRQTA from the coding sequence ATGTTGGAATCAACAAAAGTCCCCGCGTTGACTCGTGCGATCGAAATCATGAATCTGATTGCTCGCCGAGGGCCGTTGTCGGCGGCGGAGATCATCGCCGATCTCGCCATTCCGAAGAGCACAACCTACCTATTGCTGGCCGAACTGAAACGACACCGCTTTGTTTCCGTAGATGCCAATGATAACTACTGCCTGTGGACCAAGTTAGTGGAGTTAGCGGAACAGGCGCTAAGCAAGATCGACCTGCGCGATATTTCCCGGGCCCGGCTGACACAGTTGATGGAACAAACCAACCTGCTTTGTCATTTAGGAATCATCGATGGTGAAAATGCCTATTACATTCTAAAAGTGGAGTCGCCTTCCACCATCAGCGTGCGGTCTCATGAAGGGAAAAGTCTGTCGCTCTCGCGCTCAGGGATTGGCAAATGTTTACTTGCCTGGCAGCCAGATGAACCGCGCGAAAAGATCATCGCCAACCTCGATTTTTCAATCAAGACGCCCAACACCATCAAGACGCCAGAACAGTTACGCGCCGAACTCACCAAGATTCGCCGCCAGGGCTGGAGCTATGACAACGGCGAAGACTATGTGGATGTGCGCTGTGTCGCCGCCCCGGTCTTCAATAGCCGTAATGAACTTACCGCCGCCATTTCGGTGGTAGGCACGCGGTTGCAAATTAATAACGACAACCGCGATCTGTTGGCTAGTCAAACGATCGCCTGCGCCAGGGATATCTCTCGCCTATTGGGCTGGAGGAGTCCGTTCGATCGCCAGACAGCCTAA
- the xerD gene encoding site-specific tyrosine recombinase XerD, whose product MHAPDEALVEQFLDALWLERNLAENTLASYRQDLRALVDWLAHHDNDVLHAQAIDLQSFLAERVEGGYKATSSARLLSALRRLFQYLYREKLRSDDPSAILSSPKLPQRLPKDLSEAQVNALLNAPSIEQPLELRDKAMLEVLYATGLRVSELVGLTMSDVSLRQGVVRVLGKGNKERLVPLGEEAVYWIEYYLEHGRPWLLNGQTLDVLFPSNRARQMTRQTFWHRIKHYAVLASIDSEKLSPHVLRHAFATHLLNHGADLRVVQMLLGHSDLSTTQIYTHVATERLKQLHQQHHPRA is encoded by the coding sequence ATGCACGCACCAGATGAAGCGTTGGTTGAGCAATTTCTTGATGCATTGTGGCTGGAGCGCAATCTGGCGGAAAATACGTTAGCCTCTTATCGGCAAGACCTACGTGCGCTGGTGGACTGGTTAGCACATCATGATAATGATGTGCTACACGCGCAGGCGATTGACTTGCAGTCATTTCTGGCAGAGCGTGTTGAAGGGGGGTATAAAGCCACCAGTTCAGCCCGTTTGCTGAGTGCGTTGCGTCGGCTGTTTCAGTACCTTTATCGGGAAAAGCTGCGCAGCGATGATCCTAGCGCGATCCTGTCGTCACCGAAGTTGCCGCAACGTCTCCCCAAAGATTTAAGCGAGGCTCAGGTAAATGCATTACTCAATGCGCCCAGCATTGAACAGCCGCTGGAATTGCGTGATAAGGCCATGCTTGAGGTATTGTATGCCACGGGGCTGCGTGTTTCCGAGTTGGTCGGGTTGACGATGAGCGATGTCAGCCTGCGTCAGGGCGTGGTACGCGTGTTGGGGAAAGGCAATAAAGAACGATTGGTGCCGCTTGGGGAAGAGGCGGTGTACTGGATCGAGTATTATCTTGAGCATGGTCGCCCGTGGCTGCTTAATGGGCAGACGCTGGATGTGCTGTTCCCCAGCAACCGCGCTCGGCAAATGACGCGCCAGACGTTTTGGCACCGCATCAAGCACTATGCGGTATTGGCATCTATCGACAGCGAAAAGCTCTCGCCGCACGTGCTTCGCCACGCGTTTGCGACACATTTATTGAACCACGGCGCGGATTTACGGGTCGTGCAGATGCTCCTGGGGCACAGCGACCTTTCTACCACGCAGATTTACACGCATGTAGCGACGGAGCGGCTGAAGCAGCTTCATCAGCAGCACCATCCGCGCGCCTAG
- the dsbC gene encoding bifunctional protein-disulfide isomerase/oxidoreductase DsbC: MKKGLLLLSLLMATATHFAHADDAAIQQTLTRLDMQGAEIQPSPIAGMKTVITDSGVLYISEDGKHLLQGPLYDVSGSMPVNTTNQILLGKLNALQEQMIVYKAAQEKHVITVFTDITCGYCHKLHEQMKDYNALGITVRYLAFPRQGMNSQAAKDMQSIWCVADRNKAFDNAMKGDAISPATCKTAIAAHYQLGIQFGVQGTPAIVLQDGMVVPGYQGPKEMLAMLEAHQAAQKTGG; this comes from the coding sequence ATGAAAAAAGGCTTATTACTGCTTTCTTTACTGATGGCGACGGCGACTCACTTTGCGCACGCTGATGATGCGGCGATCCAACAGACGCTGACACGTCTGGATATGCAAGGGGCGGAGATTCAGCCTTCGCCGATAGCGGGCATGAAAACCGTTATAACCGATAGCGGCGTGTTGTATATCAGCGAAGATGGTAAACATTTGCTGCAAGGCCCGCTATACGATGTGAGCGGTAGCATGCCGGTCAACACCACGAATCAAATCCTGCTCGGCAAACTGAATGCGCTACAGGAACAGATGATCGTCTATAAAGCCGCGCAGGAAAAACATGTGATTACCGTTTTTACCGACATCACCTGCGGTTATTGCCACAAGTTGCATGAACAGATGAAGGACTACAATGCGCTGGGCATTACCGTGCGCTATCTGGCCTTCCCCCGTCAGGGCATGAATTCGCAGGCTGCCAAAGATATGCAATCCATCTGGTGCGTAGCCGATCGCAATAAAGCATTTGATAACGCGATGAAAGGCGATGCGATTTCGCCAGCAACCTGCAAAACCGCTATTGCCGCGCATTATCAATTGGGCATCCAGTTTGGCGTACAAGGTACGCCCGCTATCGTGCTGCAGGATGGAATGGTGGTGCCGGGATATCAAGGGCCGAAGGAAATGCTGGCGATGTTGGAAGCGCATCAGGCTGCGCAAAAAACGGGCGGTTGA
- the recJ gene encoding single-stranded-DNA-specific exonuclease RecJ: MNMMTQLRRRPLAEGIDLPDTVPPLLRRLYAQRGVKGAQELERSLSGLLNYRLLSGIDNAIDLLQRALAEKRRIVIVGDFDADGATSTALTVLALRSMGAINVQYLVPNRFDNGYGLSPEVVAQADALGAEMIVTVDNGISSHSGVEEAHRRGITVLVTDHHLPGEMLPDADAMINPNLPGCRFPSKALAGVGVAFYLMMALFVRLRDSHWFTQQGLSKPNLAELLDLVALGTVADVVPLDANNRILVSQGLNRIRAGECRPGIRALLEVANRDASQLVASDLGFALGPRLNAAGRLHDMKIGVDLLLCDDLVKARLLANELNDMNQDRREIEQGMQVEALKLCDTLERTRAVLPYGLALYHQEWHQGVVGILASRIKERFHRPVIAFAPAGNGMLKGSGRSIAGLHLRDALERLDTLYPDMIEKFGGHAMAAGLSLHEDRFEDFRQRFGELVSEWLDPSQLEGVVWSDGELPLSELDLLSTAEMLRYAGPWGQAFPEPTFDGRFRMIKPRLLKERHLKAMFEPIDVAGSAPLLDGIAFNVDTAIWSDPSIKEVEMVYRLDINEFRGQRSVQLLIQHLWPR, translated from the coding sequence GTGAATATGATGACACAACTCCGTCGGCGGCCGCTGGCGGAGGGGATTGATTTGCCTGACACGGTTCCACCGCTGCTACGTCGTCTTTATGCGCAGCGCGGAGTGAAAGGTGCTCAGGAGTTGGAACGTAGCCTGAGTGGCCTGCTCAACTATCGTTTATTAAGCGGGATTGATAACGCAATCGATTTGCTGCAACGCGCGCTGGCAGAAAAGCGTCGCATTGTCATCGTTGGCGATTTTGACGCCGATGGCGCGACTAGCACCGCGCTCACCGTATTAGCGTTGCGCAGTATGGGCGCGATAAACGTGCAATATCTGGTGCCGAATCGTTTTGACAATGGCTACGGATTAAGCCCGGAAGTGGTGGCGCAGGCGGATGCGCTGGGCGCAGAAATGATCGTGACCGTCGATAACGGGATCTCTTCCCATTCGGGCGTTGAAGAGGCCCATCGCCGTGGTATCACGGTGCTGGTAACCGACCACCACCTGCCGGGCGAAATGTTGCCTGACGCCGACGCGATGATTAACCCCAATTTGCCTGGCTGCCGGTTCCCTTCCAAGGCGCTGGCTGGCGTGGGTGTAGCGTTTTATCTGATGATGGCGCTATTTGTGCGCCTGCGTGATAGCCATTGGTTTACGCAACAGGGGTTGTCGAAGCCTAATCTGGCTGAGTTGCTGGATCTGGTCGCGCTGGGAACAGTGGCCGACGTGGTGCCGCTGGACGCTAATAACCGGATTCTGGTCTCTCAGGGGCTAAATCGTATTCGTGCTGGCGAATGTCGTCCGGGGATTCGGGCATTGTTGGAGGTTGCTAATCGCGATGCCAGCCAATTGGTCGCTAGCGATTTAGGCTTTGCCCTAGGCCCACGGTTGAACGCCGCCGGACGGTTACACGACATGAAGATCGGGGTTGATCTACTGCTCTGCGATGATCTTGTTAAAGCACGCCTTCTTGCCAATGAACTGAATGACATGAATCAGGATCGGCGGGAAATCGAGCAGGGGATGCAGGTTGAAGCGCTGAAGCTCTGCGACACGCTGGAGCGCACACGTGCGGTATTGCCCTATGGTTTGGCGCTGTACCATCAGGAATGGCATCAGGGCGTTGTCGGTATTCTGGCTTCGCGTATTAAAGAGCGTTTTCACCGCCCGGTCATTGCCTTTGCACCCGCGGGTAACGGTATGCTGAAAGGGTCGGGGCGCTCTATTGCTGGTTTACATCTGCGCGATGCGCTGGAGCGTCTGGATACGCTGTACCCCGATATGATAGAGAAATTCGGCGGACACGCGATGGCGGCCGGGCTATCGCTACACGAAGATCGGTTCGAGGATTTTCGCCAGCGCTTTGGCGAACTGGTCAGCGAATGGCTTGACCCCTCTCAGCTTGAAGGCGTCGTTTGGTCTGACGGCGAACTGCCGTTGTCAGAACTGGATCTACTTTCGACGGCGGAAATGCTGCGCTATGCCGGGCCGTGGGGGCAGGCGTTCCCTGAACCCACGTTCGACGGGCGTTTTCGTATGATCAAACCTCGCCTGCTTAAAGAACGTCATTTGAAAGCGATGTTTGAACCGATCGATGTCGCAGGATCTGCGCCACTGCTCGATGGCATCGCCTTCAATGTCGATACCGCCATCTGGTCGGACCCAAGTATTAAAGAAGTGGAAATGGTGTATCGGTTGGATATTAACGAATTTCGCGGTCAACGGTCGGTGCAATTGCTCATTCAACATCTGTGGCCGCGCTAA